The following nucleotide sequence is from Phormidium ambiguum IAM M-71.
AACACTTAGAGGCCCTAATTACTGGAGTATTCATCGTCACAAACTAATAGAAATGTGGTTGGATCTCGAAGAAATGAACGAAGTTTATTCTAACGAGGTTCCCGAATTTTATGAAGGATTAGTCGAAATTTTACCTAGTTTAGAAGAACACTTTTGCTCTCCGGGACATCGCGGAGGTTTCCTCAAGCGAGTCAAACAAGGTACGTTAATGGGGCACGTTATCGAGCACGTGGCTTTAGAATTACAAACTTTAGCCGGAATGCGTGTTAAATTCGGTCGCGCCCGTTCTACATCTCAAACAGGAATTTATCGAGTCATATTTGAATATCGTCATGAAGTTGCAGGTCGTTATGCAGCAAAAGCCGCATTAAGATTAGTAGAAAATATTATCGATCGCGGTTACTATCCCCACAAAGAACTAAAATTAGATTTAGAAGATTTAAGAAAATTAAAAGCAGAAACATCCCTTGGTTTAACTACAGAATCTATTCTTAAAGAAGCAGAAGCCCGCAAAATTCCTTGGACAGAATTACCAGCGCGAGGTATTGTTCAATTAGGTTACGGAATTCATCAACGCCGCATTGTTGCTGCCCAAACTTGCAATACAAGTTTGCTAGGAACTGAACTTGCTTGTGATAAAGAAGGCACAATTACTATGTTACGGGAAGCTAACTTACCTGTTCCCAAAGGCACAGTAATTTACCGCTTTCGTCAGTTAGAAAATGCCATTGCAGAAATTGGTTTTCCGATTGTAATTAAACCTTTAGATGGCAATCACGGTAGAGGAATTACTTTAAATATTAACTCTTGGCGTGATGCTGAAGACGCTTATGATTTAGCAAAAAGCGAATCTAAATCCGGCGGAGTGTTGGTGGAAAGGTATTATAGAGGACGTGATTTTCGGGTATTAGTAGTTAATGGCAAAGTTGTCGCTGTTGCCGAAAGAGTACCTGCTCATGTAATTGGAGATGGAAAATCAACAATTGCGGAATTAGTAGCAAAAGTTAATCAAGATCCGCGTCGAGGTGATGGGCATGAAAATGTTTTGACTCGGATTACTATTGATGAACATAGCGAACAACTTTTAGCCCAACAAAAATTAACTGTAAATAGTATTCCTGAAAAAGGAGAAATTTGCTATTTAAAAGCAACTGCTAATTTGAGTACTGGGGGAACGGCGAGCGATCGCACCACAGAAATCCATCCCCAAAATATTTGGATTGCCCAAAGAGCAGCCAGAATTATCGGTTTAGATATTGCCGGAATTGATATTACTTCTCCAGAAATTTCTCGCCCATTAACTGAAGTAGATGGCGTAATTGTAGAAGTTAATGCCGCACCCGGATTAAGAATGCACTTGCAACCAAGTGAAGGCACACCCCGCAACGTTGCTGCACCGATTTTGGATATGTTATATCCGCCCGATCGCCCACAGCAAATCCCCATTATTGCAGTCACCGGAACTAACGGCAAAACAACAACTACTCGCTTAATTGCTCACATTTTCCGCCAAACCAAAAAAACCGTTGGTTACACTACCACAGACGGCACTTATATCGGTGAATTTTTAGCCGAACCTGGAGATAATACAGGCCCACAAAGCGCCCAATTAATCTTACAAGATCCCTCGGTAGAAATCGCAGTTTTAGAAACAGCCAGAGGGGGAATTCTTCGGTCTGGTTTAGCATTTTCTCACTGTGATGTTGGCGTAGTTTTAAATGTTTCCGAAGACCATTTGGGATTGCACAATATCAACACTTTAGAAGACATGGCTCATGTTAAAAGTGTGATTGCCGAAGCGACTAATCCTGATGGTTTTGTTGTATTAAATGCTGACGATCCATTAGTAGCAGCAATGGCGAAAAGCGATCGCGTAAAAGCTCAGGTAACTTACTTTTCAATGGATCGTTGGAACCCAATTATTTGGGAACATATCCAAAATGGTGGAGTCGCCGCAGTTTATGACGATGGTTACATAATTTTCCTTTCCGGCGAAGATGTAATTCAAGTCGAACAAGCGGTGAATATTCCGTTAACTTTGGGCGGAAAAGCACCTTTCATGATTGCTAATGCTTTAGCTGCTTCTCTTGCTGCTTACGTTCAAGGCGTGAGTTTGGAAAATATTAGCACCGCTTTAAGAACTTTCCGTGCTTCAGTAGAACAAACTCCCGGAAGAATGAATTTAATTAATCGGGACAATTTCCACGTTTTATTAGATTATGCTCATAACCCGGCTGGGTATCAAGCATTAGGTCAATTTGTGGAGAATTGGTCAACAGGAAAACGCATCGGTGTCATTGGCGCACCAGGCGATCGCCGCGACCAAGATTTGCATAAACTAGGAGTGTTAGCTGCCCAAATTTTTGACCAAGTTATTATTAAAGAAGATGCGGATAATCGCGGTCGTAAATATGGTGAAGTTGCTGCCTTAATTGCTGAAGGAATTTCTCAAACAAACCCCGATTTTCCCTACGAAATTATTTTGAATGAACAAATAGCGATCGAAACTGCTTTAATCAAAGCGACAGAACATAGTTTAGTCGTAATTTTGCCCGATAAAGTCGATCGCGCCCTTGATTTACTCAAACAACCTATTTTGGTTAACCAATAACTCCTGAAATCTTGTATTATCTCGTTCCCTGTTTCCACCTGGGAACGAAATACAGAGGCTCTGCGTCTTGGTATAAAAATAGCACAAATATTAACTATAAAAATCCAACTATGAGCAGAAGAAACGAAATTTCAGATGTAAAAATCCCCATTTGCATGGGTTTAGGTTCTGCCACGATTGGGATTTTTTTTATCATAGGTACTTGGTCATATTATCGTGATACCACAACTTTTTTAAAAACAG
It contains:
- the cphA gene encoding cyanophycin synthetase → MKIIKLQTLRGPNYWSIHRHKLIEMWLDLEEMNEVYSNEVPEFYEGLVEILPSLEEHFCSPGHRGGFLKRVKQGTLMGHVIEHVALELQTLAGMRVKFGRARSTSQTGIYRVIFEYRHEVAGRYAAKAALRLVENIIDRGYYPHKELKLDLEDLRKLKAETSLGLTTESILKEAEARKIPWTELPARGIVQLGYGIHQRRIVAAQTCNTSLLGTELACDKEGTITMLREANLPVPKGTVIYRFRQLENAIAEIGFPIVIKPLDGNHGRGITLNINSWRDAEDAYDLAKSESKSGGVLVERYYRGRDFRVLVVNGKVVAVAERVPAHVIGDGKSTIAELVAKVNQDPRRGDGHENVLTRITIDEHSEQLLAQQKLTVNSIPEKGEICYLKATANLSTGGTASDRTTEIHPQNIWIAQRAARIIGLDIAGIDITSPEISRPLTEVDGVIVEVNAAPGLRMHLQPSEGTPRNVAAPILDMLYPPDRPQQIPIIAVTGTNGKTTTTRLIAHIFRQTKKTVGYTTTDGTYIGEFLAEPGDNTGPQSAQLILQDPSVEIAVLETARGGILRSGLAFSHCDVGVVLNVSEDHLGLHNINTLEDMAHVKSVIAEATNPDGFVVLNADDPLVAAMAKSDRVKAQVTYFSMDRWNPIIWEHIQNGGVAAVYDDGYIIFLSGEDVIQVEQAVNIPLTLGGKAPFMIANALAASLAAYVQGVSLENISTALRTFRASVEQTPGRMNLINRDNFHVLLDYAHNPAGYQALGQFVENWSTGKRIGVIGAPGDRRDQDLHKLGVLAAQIFDQVIIKEDADNRGRKYGEVAALIAEGISQTNPDFPYEIILNEQIAIETALIKATEHSLVVILPDKVDRALDLLKQPILVNQ